In Erigeron canadensis isolate Cc75 chromosome 1, C_canadensis_v1, whole genome shotgun sequence, a single window of DNA contains:
- the LOC122584728 gene encoding cytochrome P450 CYP72A219-like yields MSIYVVGGLVLLITYAFIRFLNLVWFKPKKIEKFLTEQGLHGNSYKIFFGDLKEMVELIVQAKSKPIGLTDDIVPRVLPFVHKSATTYGKVCFTWMGYKPVVQVSEPSMIREIFANYYQFQKPRGGNPLTKLLAKGLIDTDADQWIKHRKIINPAFHVVKLKHMVPAFYTSCSEMIQKWDKMLTKDICCEVDVWPYLQSFTSDVISRTAFGSSFEEGRKIFQLQQEQSELIIKAEQSVYIPGSRFLPTRSNMRIKEIDKEVKALIRSIIDKRVIMMKLGNFDNEDLLGILLDSNYKEIKHHGNSIFGLSLEEVIEECKLFYFAGQETTGNLLVWTLILLSQYSDWQTRARNEVLDVFGDKKPDIDGLNHLKVVNMIFNEVLRLYPPGAALGRMVHKETKLGNITLPAGTHIQLNTLLLHHDRDLWGDDVKEFNPDRFSEGVLKATKGQASYVPFGGGPRICIGQNFAMMEAKMALVMILQHFSFELSPSYSHAPHTIITLQPQFGAPLILNKF; encoded by the exons ATGTCAATTTATGTTGTGGGAGGTTTAGTATTATTGATCACATATGCATTTATCAGATTTTTGAACTTGGTGTGGTTCAAACCAAAGAAAATCGAAAAATTTCTAACAGAACAAGGTCTACATGGCAACTCTTACAAAATTTTCTTTGGAGATTTGAAAGAGATGGTGGAGTTGATAGTTCAAGCTAAATCTAAACCCATAGGTCTAACAGATGATATCGTTCCACGAGTGCTTCCATTCGTGCATAAGTCTGCCACTACATATG GCAAGGTTTGTTTTACATGGATGGGCTACAAACCGGTGGTGCAAGTGTCTGAACCTTCTATGATAAGAGAGATATTCGCTAACTATTATCAATTTCAAAAGCCACGAGGAGGAAACCCGCTAACAAAATTGCTAGCAAAGGGATTAATTGACACCGATGCTGACCAATGGATCAAACATAGAAAAATCATAAACCCTGCATTTCATGTGGTGAAGCTCAAG CATATGGTACCTGCGTTTTATACAAGTTGTAGCGAAATGATCCAAAAGTGGGACAAAATGTTAACCAAAGATATCTGTTGTGAAGTCGATGTGTGGCCTTATCTTCAGTCATTTACTAGTGATGTAATTTCACGTACTGCTTTCGGTAGTAGTTTTGAGGAAGGAAGGAAGATATTTCAACTTCAACAAGAACAATCAGAACTTATCATAAAAGCAGAACAATCTGTTTACATTCCAGGATCAAG atttttgcCAACACGGTCCAACATGAGGATTAAAGAGATCGACAAGGAAGTGAAGGCTTTAATAAGAAGTATCATCGACAAGAGGGTGATCATGATGAAACTTGGGAACTTTGATAATGAAGACCTTTTGGGCATACTCTTGGATTCCAATTACAAAGAAATCAAACATCATGGAAATAGTATATTTGGACTAAGCTTAGAGGAAGTAATCGAAGAGTGCAAGCTTTTCTACTTTGCAGGGCAAGAAACCACTGGAAATCTGCTCGTTTGGACTTTGATTTTACTAAGTCAATACTCAGATTGGCAGACCCGTGCTAGAAATGAAGTTTTAGATGTCTTTGGGGATAAAAAACCAGATATTGATGGGTTAAATCATCTCAAAGTT GTGAACATGATTTTCAATGAGGTTCTTAGATTATATCCACCGGGGGCAGCACTAGGAAGGATGGTACATAAAGAAACCAAATTAGGGAACATTACTTTACCAGCAGGAACACATATCCAATTGAACACGTTACTATTACACCATGACCGTGATTTATGGGGAGATGATGTAAAAGAGTTCAATCCCGATAGATTTTCTGAAGGTGTGTTAAAAGCGACCAAGGGGCAAGCTTCCTATGTACCATTTGGAGGGGGGCCACGTATATGTATCGGACAAAATTTTGCTATGATGGAAGCAAAAATGGCACTAGTAATGATACTTCAACACTTCTCTTTTGAATTATCACCATCATACTCGCATGCCCCTCACACCATCATCACTTTGCAACCTCAGTTTGGCGCTCCCTTGATTCTAAATAAGTTCTAA